A single Chlamydia suis DNA region contains:
- the pgl gene encoding 6-phosphogluconolactonase, which yields MATLISLNDANRMLISESQEDFLQIACYDWISTANKAIHKRGAFYVALSGGKTPLQIFQEIVKKRAAISDCSKIFVFWGDERASEDVEAGSNYLKAMDILKGLRVPESQIFRMDTANPKGDEAYENLIRENVPDTIFDMIMLGVGEDGHTLSLFPGTAALEETERLVVFNEVPQLQTHRMTLTFPIVRRARHLVAYIQGSAKQDLFHKLLHPLGRDTFPIERIGTPQNPLQWVLSSDCCRATDLADIPADCKLEMF from the coding sequence ATGGCTACCCTTATTAGCCTAAATGATGCGAATAGAATGCTTATATCCGAATCTCAAGAAGATTTTTTACAAATCGCTTGTTACGATTGGATTTCTACAGCAAATAAAGCGATTCATAAACGCGGAGCTTTCTATGTCGCCCTTTCTGGAGGGAAAACCCCCTTACAAATTTTTCAAGAGATCGTTAAAAAGCGCGCAGCCATTTCAGACTGTTCGAAGATCTTTGTTTTTTGGGGTGATGAACGAGCCAGTGAAGATGTAGAAGCCGGGAGCAATTACCTAAAAGCTATGGACATCTTAAAAGGTTTGCGCGTTCCCGAATCACAAATCTTTCGCATGGATACTGCTAACCCGAAAGGAGATGAAGCATATGAAAATCTTATCCGGGAAAATGTTCCTGATACTATTTTCGATATGATCATGCTTGGTGTCGGTGAAGACGGACACACCCTTTCTCTTTTTCCTGGGACTGCTGCTTTAGAAGAAACGGAGCGACTCGTAGTTTTCAATGAGGTCCCCCAATTACAGACCCATCGAATGACCTTAACTTTTCCGATTGTTCGACGAGCTCGTCATTTAGTTGCTTACATTCAAGGATCAGCTAAACAGGATCTGTTTCACAAGCTTCTACATCCTTTAGGCCGGGATACCTTTCCTATAGAGCGAATAGGAACTCCTCAGAATCCTTTACAGTGGGTATTATCCTCTGATTGTTGTAGAGCAACGGATCTAGCAGATATCCCTGCGGATTGTAAGTTAGAAATGTTTTAA